The sequence GGACGGCGCCGTAGTGCTGGTAGGCGGTGAAGCCCCGTGCGACGTGGATCCTATCGAGCAACCGCTGGCTCGGGGCGATTTGCGAGAGCGTGGTCGTCGTCGCGTGGCCGTTTGCATCGACCCAGAATGAGGGTCCGTTGTGTAGGAGGAGATGGTCGAGCACGAGTGACTGCAGAATCGGAACCCCAGGGCCGCCCTCCACGTCGAGCAGCGTGATACCGTCCTCGAGCGACGGTAGCAGCATATCGTCTGTTGGTGAGTCGGCTTGGCCCGCGAGGGACTGATTGCGGTCGGCGCTCCGAGTCGGCTGGTTCACCACGAGACGGTTCGATGGAACTGTCGATTGGTCGGGCATACTCGTGTGGATGCCCACAAACCCGATAAGCCGCGGCGTGTCGCTTCCGCGTTTCAGGGAACGCGAACGGGGCGTACCCAATCAGGGTAAAGTCTCGGGAATCCTCTGTTTAGAGACTGTTTCCGAGAACGGTTCCAGAATCGAGAGCCACCTAATATTAACCAACAGTTCCACCCCTTGCATCGGAATGTTGGTTAATAGAACACGGCCGTAGAGGCTCCGATTCTCTCGCTCGGAATGTTAATGCTTGACACCACGTTGTAAGAGGTGCTCAATGAGCTATCCACGAACCTACGTCAATCACCGCGATCCGAATCATCACGAAGCAATCCACCCGACTCGAAACATCGGGAACTCTCACGTTGTTGCGGGAGAATTCCTCACCTCGCGGTTTCACGATGCTCTCCAGACCGTTCTCCACCCACTTGGGGAGTCTTTGGACACTCAAGACCAACACGCGCTCAACGATCTCGGGATCGTTCATGCCGATGGCTCGCTCAACGATATGTCTCCTATCGTCCGTCGATACGTCAAGCTCGACGAGTATTGGACTCGAACCCATCGTACTGCCCTCAACGAGTTATTCGCCGACCGACGTGCTCACGTCCTAAGCTGTTGTACGCGGTGCCTTCCTGAGTTCTCTCGACGCGCATTCGAAGTCGAAACTGGGCGGTCTGGTGCTGCACTCGATACTACCCTCGCCCCACTTCTCGAAAGTGGATTTATCTCACATAACGATGACGAGCAAACGTCCTATACCGTCGATGAACACCATGCGCTGTATCGGCCGACGGAACGACTCTTCGACGCACTTCTTGATCAAGCAGCTGTTCTCTGTGATCTTCTGCCACCGACCGAGCTCTAATCGAACGAGTCAGGGCTTTCGGACATCCAGATACGTTGAATAATTCCCCGGTCGAACCAGAGTGTATGTGTGGCCGGAACTCGCTCTTCATCGACCAGGCCGACCTTGAGGCCCGCTTCAACGCGGAGGTTGTCACGGATGGGGGCTATAGACCCCGATACAACATCGCACCTGGCGAGGACCTCTACATCATCACGAACGAAGCTTCCGACGAGATCGACGCCTACCACTGGGGATTGATCCCGTTCTGGGCGGACGAGCCCGAGGAGGGCATCATTAACGCTCGCTCCGAGACTGCCGACGAGAAGAGCGCGTTCAAGGGGGCGTGGGAATCCCGCCCCTGTCTGGTTCTCTCGTCAGGGTTCTACGAGTGGAAATCGCCGAACGGCGGGTCGAAACAGCCCTACCGGATTCACCGAGAAGACGACCCTGTCTTCGCGATGGCTGGCCTCTGGGATGTCTGGGAAGGCGACGACGAGACAATCTCGTGCGTCACGATTCTCACGACGGAGCCGAACGACTTGATGAACTCAATCCACGACCGGATGCCTGTCGTCCTCCCGCAGGACGCCGAATCCGACTGGCTCACCGCAGACCCGGCTACCCGCAAGGAACTGTGCCAGCCTTATCCGAAGGACGACCTGGGCGCCTACGAAATCTCGACGCGAGTCAACAATCCCGGCAACGACGATCCGCAAGTCATTGAACCGCTGAACACGAGCAATCAGGCCTCGGTGAGTTTGGTTCGGGATAGCTGACGGGGTCACAGTCACTGCATCGGCGACGCAGCAGCCGAATCCACGAGCGAGTATTCCCGGTCCCGACTCGTTCCCTCCGCCTTGAGGAGGTTGTACTGAGCCATCTTCGAGAGGTATGTCCGGACTGTTCGTTTCGTCCGGGGGTCGTCGGCTTCCTCCGTGTAGCGATCGTGAATTTCGCTCGGCCCGAGTGGGCCGTGCTCGCGAACGATATCGTAGACGATCCACTGGTGCGGCGTGAGCGAGTCAAGGCTCTTCTGCTTAATCTGGGCACGGGCGTCCTCGGCGGCGTTCAGGAGGATATCGTCGGTGATGCGCTCGTGGTTCTCGCGATCCGCCTTTCCGGCCGCCGTTCGTAGGATGCCGATTGCGAGCCGGGCGTCGCCGGCGGCCGCATCGGCGATCCGGTAGAGCTGGTCGTCGGTGATGATGTCCTCTTCGAGACCCCATCTTGCGCGAGCACTCAGGATGTCATACAGTTGCTTGTCGTGGTACTTGTCCATCCGGACGTGTTCGCTGGAGCGCAGGCGACTCACGAGTCGCTCGTCGACTTGGCTGAACAGCTCTTCTTCCTTGTTTGCGATGCAGATGATGGCGAACTGCGGGAGGCTGTGGAGGTCGTAAATAACGCTCGGATCTTCGAGTTGATCGACCTCGTCGAGGATAACGACGGTTCGAGGGCCGTCGTACTGCTGGAGGCGGTCGACGAGTTCGTCGTGCGGGGTCGACTGCCGGTGGATATCGATTGTCGCGCCAAGGTCGTCAAGAATCTGGTAGAGGGTGCGGAATCGGGTGTAGTTGCGCCAGCAGTTGACATAGGTCGCCTCGACGTCGAGGACCTCTTCTCGGAGACGTTCAGTGACAAACTGCGCGATGCAGGTCTTGCCAGCCCCGCTGGGACCGGTGACGATGGCGGTGTCGGCGGGTTCACCGTTCGTAATTGGTTCGAGAACGCTGGAGAGGTGATTGACTTCGGCGTCGCGATGCTCGACTTCCCGAGGGACGAACCCGGCGCGGAGCACGCGAGCATCACGAATCATCTTGATCTGTTAGACTGGTTTTCCGGCTAATACTAAAAACGTGATAGGGGTCTTTCCGGTAACAACCCGATTGATGGCTCCTTCGGCACCGAGATTACGGCGATGTCGCGTGGTTTTGTTTGTAGAAAATTCTCCTTTCCGGGAACTTCCGGAAAGCACCCTTCGTTGTGATTATCGAATGACCTGTTGTTGATGGCTAAGATTGTCGATCTTCGCCGAGATGGTCAAACTTACTGGTTCCTAGTAGTAGATTCGCCATTCTGAGGGAGTTCCACACCATCTCTCAAATTTTGATATTCGGCACATGGCACTTGTTCTTCGGTAGGTGGGTGTGATTAGTTCTGATGACAGCTTGTTCGCTCTCTCCTCGTACTATACAGACAAACTCCTGAGTTTCAGGTAGCATTATGTGGTTTAGTCGACACACTACTTAGAAGAAATGTCTCGGCTTCTCTGTGGCCCAGATGCTGTTACAGTTGATCGGACAGCGCTCAACTGGGCCGCGAACCACTCGGACGGAAATCCTGAAAGCGTCCTCTACATCGCGAATCAACCTCATCGTCTCCGAGAAATCGAAGCGCAGTGGGAAGGCGTCGGCCGGCCGCTGGAACTCACTCCGCTCACCCTCGACGAATTCGTCGACCGGTGTTACGATAGGGAAGAGATCGGCGGTGCTGCCTCACGGATGGACCAGCCAACCCGTCTCCGGCTCGTCGAACAGGCTCTCTTGGACTTACCTTCCAAGTGGTCGCTTATGGAAGGGGACGGACTGCCTCCGACTGGTCTCATCGAGCAGATTGAGGACCTCCTGAGTCTCGTCGAATTCGCCGGGCTGCTCTCACCTGAAGCTGTCCGCAACCGCCTAATTGAAGAAGGGCTAATCAATCTGAGTTCCGAACTTGAGGCCATCACCGAGCGGTTCTACGATGGACGAGAACGGCTCCCCGACGGTTCATCTATGACCCTTTGGGCAGAGCGGTACCGACGGGTAGCCAACTCCAATCCTGCTCAGTGCTTTCCACACACAGACGCGGTCATCATCGGAGGTTTCGACACGTTTTCCGTTCTCGCATCGCGCGTCGTCGAAACGATCACCGAAACCTGGCCAACGGCGGCGACCTTCCCCCGATTGACCGGAACAGCCGCTCCGAACGGCGTCGACGTCGCAACGGCCCCCGCATGGGAGTTCTTCGTCGACGACCTCGGATTCGAACCGGATACGGTCGCGGCCCGTGAGTCTCGCCCACCGGCGAACCGACGGTTAGCGTGCGCACCGTTCCGTCCTGATGCCGACACACTCTCCCTGGATGAGACGACTGCCGAAACCGTCGTCCTGTCCTCACTTCCGGGTGAAGTCCGGTATACCGGTCGGCAGGTACAGGAACTCCTGAGTGACGGTGTCAACCCAAACGACATCGGCGTGGTCGTGACTGCGCCGTCAGCGTATGCCCACTGTCTCGCCGGTGAGTTCTCTTCGCGATCCGTTCCATACGCTGTCGCTCGGGACTACGATCTGGATGGAACGTCG comes from Salinirubellus salinus and encodes:
- a CDS encoding Cdc6/Cdc18 family protein, producing MIRDARVLRAGFVPREVEHRDAEVNHLSSVLEPITNGEPADTAIVTGPSGAGKTCIAQFVTERLREEVLDVEATYVNCWRNYTRFRTLYQILDDLGATIDIHRQSTPHDELVDRLQQYDGPRTVVILDEVDQLEDPSVIYDLHSLPQFAIICIANKEEELFSQVDERLVSRLRSSEHVRMDKYHDKQLYDILSARARWGLEEDIITDDQLYRIADAAAGDARLAIGILRTAAGKADRENHERITDDILLNAAEDARAQIKQKSLDSLTPHQWIVYDIVREHGPLGPSEIHDRYTEEADDPRTKRTVRTYLSKMAQYNLLKAEGTSRDREYSLVDSAAASPMQ